In one Lolium rigidum isolate FL_2022 chromosome 3, APGP_CSIRO_Lrig_0.1, whole genome shotgun sequence genomic region, the following are encoded:
- the LOC124697584 gene encoding uncharacterized protein LOC124697584: protein MGFFTRSTSKQTAKLKSLVKLALARLAVVRRPRVGRRSIARGDVAQLLSIGHLDRALVRAGQVLEEDDALAALDVLELYCRLLVDHAAQLDKPKECSEEIKAAAAGLIYASARCGELPELLDARAILADKFGRDFAAAARDGAPGVVDPTLVQKLSGQGATVEQMRRLAKEIAAENGILLDFPEDTREVPHAHAQGKQSEQTKSVPAAKSVQQTDVMVEPCDRQRPADQSVNRPSLTQLSAEGKVPRESKQYRDVRMAAEAAFESASFAAMAARAAVELSRTESQGKGWRGGGGGHDKVHPLQNSRATQQETQAPGKPQKAPSPLPSPSWSDHSTVSSVWSDPPQKGKTVVFDESDEEDDDEVAEDLVRIPQLRRPPYGRAASTAGVAAGQTNGSQRPASGEAGAFQDGVSNGSQHPMHRRHASELAGSNAHHREEAPDQPGVYKGPPPPYRRNPSAANGNGESGATRRAGDLDGGRGGAYESSAYVARAPYARIASALEGGNEHIARHELVRRIGTDARVLQEKLYGPAAPGPGRAPMTPERRAISVRTRR, encoded by the exons ATGGGGTTCTTCACCAGGAGCACCTCCAAGCAGACCGCCAAGCTCAAGTCCCTCGTCAAGCTCGCCCTCGCGCGCCTCGCCGTCGTGCGTCGCCCGCGCGTCGGCCGCCGCTCCATCGCCCGCGGCGACGTCGCGCAGCTGCTCTCCATCGGCCACCTCGACCGCGCGCTCGTCCGGGCCGGCCAGGTCCTCGAGGAGGACGACGCGCTCGCGGCGCTCGACGTCCTCGAGCTCTACTGCAGGCTCCTCGTCGACCACGCCGCCCAGCTCGACAAGCCAAA GGAGTGCAGCGAGGAgatcaaggcggcggcggcgggcctcaTCTACGCGTCGGCGCGGTGCGGCGAGCTGCCCGAGCTGCTGGACGCGCGCGCCATCCTGGCGGACAAGTTCGGCCGcgacttcgccgccgccgccagggacGGCGCGCCCGGCGTCGTCGACCCCACG ctggtgcagaagctgtcaggccAGGGTGCAACCGTGGAGCAGATGCGGAGGCTGGCCAAGGAGATCGCCGCCGAGAACGGCATCCTGCTGGACTTCCCGGAGGACACCAGAGAGGTTCCTCACGCTCACGCTCAG GGGAAACAGAGTGAGCAAACCAAGAGCGTGCCGGCTGCGAAATCCGTCCAACAGACCGATGTCATGGTAGAACCTTGC GACAGACAGAGGCCTGCCGATCAGAGCGTGAACCGGCCGAGCCTCACGCAGCTGAGCGCGGAGGGGAAGGTGCCGAGGGAATCCAAGCAGTACCGCGACGTCAggatggcggcggaggcggccttCGAGTCGGCATCGTTCGCGGCGATGGCAGCCCGGGCGGCCGTGGAGCTGTCCCGGACGGAGTCACAAGGGAAGGGGTGGagaggcgggggcggcggccaCGACAAGGTTCATCCTCTGCAGAACTCGCGCGCAACCCAGCAAGAGACGCAGGCGCCGGGGAAGCCCCAGAAGGCTCCGTCTCCATTGCCGTCCCCGTCCTGGAGCGACCACAGCACTGTTTCCTCGGTGTGGTCGGACCCGCCGCAGAAGGGCAAGACCGTCGTGTTCGACGAGAgcgacgaggaagacgacgacgaggtgGCGGAGGACCTCGTCCGGATTCCGCAGCTGCGCCGGCCTCCCTACGGCAGGGCTGCCTCGACGGCGGGCGTCGCCGCGGGCCAGACAAACGGTTCACAGCGCCCGGCGTCCGGCGAGGCGGGCGCGTTCCAGGACGGCGTGTCCAACGGCTCGCAGCACCCGATGCATAGGAGGCACGCCTCGGAGCTGGCCGGCAGCAACGCGCACCACCGCGAGGAGGCCCCGGATCAGCCCGGCGTGTACAAGGGTCCTCCGCCTCCTTACAGGAGGAACCCCTCTGCGGCCAACGGCAACGGCGAGAGCGGCGCAACGCGGCGCGCGGGGGACCTCGACGGCGGCCGCGGTGGCGCATACGAGAGCTCGGCGTACGTCGCGCGCGCGCCGTACGCGAGGATCGCGTCGGCGCTGGAGGGCGGCAACGAGCACATCGCGCGGCACGAGCTGGTGCGCAGGATCGGCACCGACGCGCGTGTGCTGCAGGAGAAGCTCTACGGCCCCGCCGCGCCGGGGCCGGGACGCGCGCCGATGACGCCGGAGCGGAGGGCCATCTCGGTTCGCACGAGGAGGTGA